The window ATTTGTTACTATTATGCAAGAACATTTATTAATAttgataatttgtaaaatttcactaatgGCAGTAGTTCGATTGGAAAAGAGTAAATGGAAGTTTATATGTGtcatttacaaaattaataaaaaagcattattgaaaaaatgtttttaatgaTAGATAGATCTATCTTGCAACTAGTAACTGACATCAATAATGTTTACTTTTCATTACGCTTTGTGGCGCCAAAAAGCTTTTGGAATACTTCACATATAAAAAGGATATAATCTATAATAATCTCAATGACAATTTCTACATCTTTTTTATCTATGATTGAttaattttctttgcttttccaTCTTTTTATTTCAGTTATTTCTTTActtaataataacgaaattacacATCGATACTGATAGTAATATACattatgttatatttatatgtaatattatggCACGGTAAATCTAACCATAAATCATTAAAAAGATTACAGTTACTTATAGGAAAATAGTTATAAAACAGGAAGCAAAAGTTCTTATGAGCGTTTTCAATAATGAATGACTACACTTACTTTTTCATTGTACTGATACAAAACAggctatatattatttttatataataaaataaccaTGTACACAATGTATGCcatacaatgtaatagtatgttatTTTCTTATCCTAACTTTAATTTATTCGCGATGCATACAAAGCTCAAAAAATAAGCTATCTATGAATAAATGTAGACTTGTTATTATCTGGCcgtaattaaattttcataaaagaaTATATCCACATATAATCTTTCATTAATACAAAAAAGCTTTTAATAAAAGACGACACGCTTTAAGCTTCtcgtaatattttttgtttatgGAAGTTATACGGTTCTGTAATTTAAGTATTCATTACACACTTTCTTCCCAAAAAAATATCTACGATATTGCCAGGATCATCTTACCGTTTACTTTAAATAAACCGTGACGTCATCTTCTGCAAGCACACGCGGATAAAATGAAATGTGAATTAACATCCTTTTATTGATCATACATCGAAACGTATTGCAAATAAGTCTTGTTATTAACGATTTATCGTCCGTGTAAATATTAAATAGTAATAACCAATacaatgtatgtatatttaacaggatatagatatatttttgcAAACACTGAGCACCGTGCATATGTCACCAATAATGTTTCCTATGTGTATTCTTTACTTTTATATGTACAATCACATAACGTAAATACAATAATTGGTAAACATAAACAATCTTAATGAGTTCTTTCCCAGCATTTGCAATCGATGTCTGTATGTATGTCATTCAAATACAATAATACACGCTGATATTCAAACTCAATTAGGACTACGCTGGTATGTGTTTTAAAAGACAATTCACAACAAACATATATCCACGTGCACATAAACGAACCTTAGTATTATATTGAAATTAACAGACATTAGATGTTTTATATAACTGTGAATTTACATGTGCCAAAATAGGGTAACTATGGTACATATAGTGTTTATAAATGACTGAAGAAAAatctttaaaaaagaaagaaaaatgaaatagtTTCAATCGTTGCGTTGTATGGAACAAGAAAAGGAATGCAATAGAAGGTAAAAAGTATACGTCAGATTTTAAGAGAACAAGACGTGTATTTAGTAATGTGTCGTTGTTGCAACGGTATATTGTCAACACGTGAGATGCAGATGTTGACAGGTAGTCGCATCGGGGAACCACGTTTCGCCGGGTCTGCACGAGGCACAGCTCATAGAAAACAGAAAACACGACGTGTACCTTCTAGGCACTGGGCGCTGGTACAACCCGTATAACAGAGCGAGAGGGTACGGAGATTGAATGTGGTAGAAATCAAGCGAAGAGTACACAGGAGTACCAAGAAAGGTAAAAAAGGATAGGAGATGAGAATCTAAACGAGAGGGGAATACAGATGGGcaggaagagaaaaagagatgGAGGAATATCGGGAGAAAGAGAGGGGGAAACGATACGCGCGAGTCTGTTGTCGCCGCCACCGCGACCACCGCCGCCACCCATAACCTCAAAGCTTACCTCTGTTGATTCGGGTTTCGACGATTTGTACGTCTTCGTCGACGCTCCTGtcgttcatcttcttcttcttctcgttaATCTGAATGTCCATGCACATAATTCCACAGAACGAAATAACACTTCCGCCACACGGATACGCTACCCTTGCGTTCCCGTGACATTTACATGAAactgtgtgtgcgcgcgcgcgaaATATAATATACCACAGTTACAGCGGGGAAAGCGAATGGGTCGTCGCACGAGGGCGCCGCGAAATGCGCCTCTGTGAGTTGCGAATCTATTTTGTGGTTGTTGTACTTGACAATGGAGGAGAGATAGACATAGAGACACAACCGATAAGCACGAGGAAGGAAAACGAGAAGAATCTTAAACAGTTTAGTCGGTTGCCTCGTTCGTTATACACGTACACGCAATTCTCTCGCGGCCCGCGTTTTCTGCTGTTTTGTGCGGAGGTGAACCGAGAGGCCGACCGGGTTCCGTCCAGATTTGAATGTGGTACACGTTGCCAGTTCTTTCTCATACCCCCCTCCGTCCCCCTTCCATTCGTCCTTATGTACTTAACGGTTGCGACGTTGCCGCACATCCGGTACCATTGGATAGGTGGTGGGGGAAGAGAATTTTGCAAAAGAGTGGGGGATGTACATAAGTACCTGACAACGACATAGTGGGGACTGCGAAAAGGTGGGGGAGAGCAGGGGGTATGTACATAGGGAAGGGGAGAGGGTTGTTGCTCGGGAATAGGAATTTTCCATGACGCCTCGGGGCAACAGCGACCGTTAGTTAGATCACGTGGTTTCACCGGAAGTTGTAAGGGCGACGCGCCATGATGCGCGCGCCCTCCTTTTCCGCTTTCAAattttttctttcgaaatttgtttccgttaaaatatttaattatattttagaatactttttttctttttcgtgctTGTTATCATTTATTGTACGAGTCGTCCGAAAGTCACATTAATCAatttcataaattgaaaatagagGAAAATTTGTATGTTTGTATGAATATAcagtattattgttattattattgaatcGCAAAAAGGTGATACTTTCAAATGTGCCTTTTCAAATAATACAAGTGCCAATAATACTTTTGCCAAATGATACAAGtagttttaacatttttttttttttgtatatatatatataatgctgtgtgtgtgtgtgtgtatatttgTGACAAGTAATCTTATAGAAGTAAATCATCTTTTTTTTTGAAAATTGGATATTAAACAAAAGGTGTCATTGTGAATACTTGACGAAATTTATAGTTGATCAATTTTATCAGTATTTGTAAGTAAATTTCAAAACTATGTTTTCTTCGAAATGTCAAGGACGAGTTAACGTGACACCAAGTCTAAGTATGCATACTTCACATTAAAAGTAATGTAAGCAAAGTATAACAAAGATAGTATAAACAGTTTATGTAATTTTACTTCAGTGGAAACTACGTACAATATAGATAACTTataaataaaacagaaattgtgtGTGTCTTAAATATTGGTGTTCcgaaaataaatgtaaataggtTTGCAACGTTCTAGGTGAATTTATGTAAAtttgatagaataaaataaataaataaaatgtcaCACACATATGTGCacagatattattataaaaaataagtaTGTATACgagaattaatttattaaaattaaaaattaattaagtatGATATGTTTCCCTTTCACTGCTCTTTCTTATCTTAATGGAAAACTAGTTACTCTATGCACTATCTTTTCGTGCACCGTTTTAGAGGAGATTTTAATAAGTAAAAAAGCAATGATATATTGCTGCTTTTACGTGCTGTATGACGTTACGGGTAACATATTACCGAGGAATACCATTTgcattgaaaaatgaaatataaaattatttattttttttccaTAAATAAATGGAaacattctatatatatatataaatacattataATACACGTGACACAGTAAGTACTCAAATTTGTCTCGGAAAAAATTTCAGAACGTGCTACCAGTACAAATAATACtttatattaaatgtaaattttgaaTTACTGCATTATGCATTGCTCGTACGTATCAGAGGCATGTTGTGCAGACTCCTCGATATCTTTAGTAGCTAAAAGCCCTTTGGTACTTTCGGCTCCTTTCATCCAATATTGTACCTGTCAATTagcataatattataaaatgaaaaaaagaattgtgcattacacatatatgtatacatattcaTAAACGTAATTACTAAAAGCGAGCAATAAATGTTGCGAGTAatcataaaatttaattacaacGTTGTATCGAATTATTTGTCTCACAATATTGAAATCGTTCGATCGTTGAAATCGTTagttattacgttattacaaaataacgtgaaAAATGGTATGGTAAatttacaatataaagaaagaaTTTCAATATATATGCATGTATGCATATTTTTTAACAGTTGTAAATTGTAGCAATTATCTACGTAACAAGATATCTATTAGAAACCAGAGGTCCTAAAACGGACatcataattaattacaataGCCCATCTTGATATGTTataagatattaaattaatgGTGTCTAATGATCATCTGTCATTTAATAGATGTTATATATGGTCGTTGgatattatttatttgaattGGTATACATGAAACCTCAGAGATGATGCATAATATATAAATGGCATAATAATTAAGATAACCACATGTAATTTGCTTGTAACACTGTTATTAACATGCAGTTCTATGATTATAATATAACGTTCACTAAATAATGACAAAAGTacgtttataaattatattaattgcaACGAAAATTATTCTGATATTTATAAAAGGAccaaataaattaaatacaaacAATTAACAACGAAGGATATTGAAGGAAGTTAAATGAAAATGATTTTTGTTCGAATAAATAAATGCATGTTCAAATAGTCGCCATGCAAACTGATAATTAGAAAAGTACACCATTATTCCACGACTTCATATTTAAAAAACTAAgtacaataattaaaaattaaaaatttaccgCTGTCAAAAGTCTGCCGTATTTAAACATTGTAAACCAACGAAACAAATTTGTGTAAATATAAGTATAACAAGATCGATCGCATTATGTAAAAAAACAATGcaataaatatcataaaaagGCTTCAATGGAATTTAGAATTTAGGATATCTTctatgttttatataaaaagaatttttagGTTAATCAATTTTTCtcgttatttttataatatactcCAGACTCTGTGgaattaaattgaaaatgattaaaaacatttaccgaattaattaaaaagtagaTGCAAATGGAAATTTCGACCCAGTTGgcgtaattaaatattaaaatcaaataattttaaagGAGGAGAGATTATTAGATAAATAACAATTTTGATTCTACATCCGGTTAATCCGACTTTGAGTTGGCGCATTTATGGCTGAAACGTTAAAAACGCACAACACATATAAAAACGCACTAAGTAAGCCATTAAAGTAGTCGAATTTTCCTCTATTTAGCTGTCTCACTTTCGAGCTATGTAGGtatattttatatcataattTTATACTCCGCAAAACAGACCATCAAATAAAAGAAATGCTTTTACATGGTTCCACTTATCCTCAATTTTTTATTCCAGCAGTTAACGCGAAAAACCGATTAATACAAGAAAGTGACAATGAGGTTAAAGGGTTCGCAACGAAAACAACCCTTTTCCATGATAGAGTCTAGAACATTTAATGTATGTTCTATATATTTGTTACCTAAGTTCTATTTCTTGAATTGCATttagaaaaatgtaaaattgcataaacatccacatTCACTATTAATTATGAACATTAATCACCTGTTTATGTAACAAATCTCTTCTTCGACCTGGAGGTTCTTTTCGCAAAAGAGGTACCAATATTCCTAGACAAGATTGAAATTTTTCTAACGCAAGCGTATAATTTCCTTCTGCAAGATACAGTTCGGCGATTGCTCCTATTTCAAGGCCATCCGCCATACTGGTTGTACTTTTGCTAAGCGTTCCTATCGATAAATAACCACGATAATTATccataatacaataaaatataccACATACACACGTAATCTTTTAGTAAATAATTCATATAcctaaattttataaatttgctagtaagaaagtataaaaaattaacGTTTAGTAAAAAATAACCATAAAATAATATCTCTTGGTGACGAGACCGATCGTTGAATCAGGAGTTGCTATCAATTACAGGTCATTCTAGATGGATAAAAAAGTTTTCCGTTGAAACAAAGCACACACCCCGTTTCATCTTAACAGGTGTAATACTTTTAAAGCCATAttgctttttcttattttattggaatttcataagaatattttattacgtttttATAACGATGAGTAACGAATAAATTGTAAACTAATATGTTAGAAACTTGCTGGTACCTAATTAGAATTATACAATGGCGTGCAAATACTTCAtacagatatttttaattttaacgaactttACGTGTTACGGTACCTATATGAAACATTCTAATtataaattcaatttaaaataagtTAAAAATCTTATCTgtctttgtattttatattttatgattcaatgtaattattaaataataataaactatCTCAATTAATGTAATGTAATTTCTGCAACAGAAGAAATATTATTCTATGAATTCTTCTAtataaattaacaattaatttgaataaattatattattttcacaTTTTATTGAAAAGGTCGTATTGTAAAAATTTGGATACAAACGTAGTTCATGATACACAAATGACGCCTCATTTAAAGATGATATCCTCTGAATAGAATATTCTTTATGCTCCACAGGAACACATTTATCTTTATCATTACTATTATCTATACAGGATGCTTTCAATACCTCTGCTCTTTTAATATAATCGTTTATGCGTGATCTTAAACTTTCTTTCCTCTTTAAATCAGTCTCACCtaataaattcataatttaGTTAAAATATGAATGTAATTAATTAACAGTGAACAGCATCAAATTTGTGTCATTTGTATTACTCTTTCTTACTTGTTACAATAGGAATAAAATATCTAAGAGCTTCGCAATATAAATGTAAAGCTTCTTTCGAATTTTTTTCTGCATCCATTTTCACAGCCTTTTGAATTAACTCTACCGCCTTGTCGTAATTTTCCTTTGTTGGCGCATGAGCCAAATCCAGGAAATCATGGGCGAAAAATTCATCAAACGTTATCCTCTCGTCAGGGTTGTGCCTCAACAAGGACATCAATAAATCCTTGCACTCCGATGAGACATGCGAGCCTTTCGGTAACTGTGATTTCACCACATCGACAAATACAggaataaataattttcaaacgcaagaaaaataacaaaatatgaGAACTAACGtgcaataaagaaataaaacagcctttttatatttagtaatattctgtatattttgtaCAGATCTTGTACATTGTATGTCtcttgaattaaattaaaagatttatagaaatacagaaaaacgttatataaatcATTTGTAAATGTTTGCATAAAAGATACTAAAGAAAAATATCTGAATATTTCTGATATTTTTAAAGGTAAACTAAAAGTTATGCAGATAATTTTTAAAAGCAGCAAGAATTTCATTAATGTTGTCATTACTgtaaaaatcattttttttcAAAGATATTTAGTTTTCTGGTCTTTTGCTTTTAGTAGAGCATAATATCCTTTGATAGTTTATTTAAAGCTCTTCATatcgttttatttatatttttaagccATAATTCTTATCATGGAAAATTCTTTACAACTATTTATGTATTCTCAATTGAAAGAATGTTGTTTAAATAACCCAAATTATTCTTTCCAAATGTCGGCAAACGTCAACTACAGTCGGCTACAATAGTTGCCTATCTAAAATCTCGGCTACTTGTCTTTATTAACTAAAGAAGTCTCTTGAAATAAAATTGATTGATTATTTGATTACAGGATTTTCCAAGTTCATTTTCCAGATGTTATGATTTCAAAATTAGAAACGGTACTGCTATTCATTTGCATTACCTTTATCCTtgcaattatataataaatgattTAAATCAGATTATCTTTGCTTTTCTTAGCTGCATATATGCATTATACTACATtgtaacaaaaaagaaatatattatacaatactaAAAAAACTCATCATACTTTCAACGTATACAAACGTCCAAAGTCAACATTTTTCTTAAACAcacaattaaaaaataacataTCGCCGTTGCACTTCGAACAAGTTCATACTTACAATCACACACTGTTCGGACAATTATAATTTTCGAATAATTAAATAACTTTCTTTTCACATAAGGAAAGACTATTTATTTTGAatcattttatacaaatatagcAACATAATATTTTAATAGGAACAAAAACTTTTCAGTAAAAAATTTCACGatgttttctatttttatcctCACTTTACAATTTCTTATAAGAGACCGTTTCTTTGTTGATCAATGTTGCGTTACTGTAAcacttaatttccaattttcaaatgttcaaatattcgaatgttcaaattttcaaattctcaAATTTGTTGTTGTTAgaccgcggatatttatgcatttataaggAATTTAGAAATCTCAAAATGTATAGGATGCCGAAAATATACgagaatatatgaaatatccaaaataaagTATTCACTATACTATTTAACGagtaaaacaaatttctatctATGTTTCATTTTTGAAGTCGCGTtcctaaaaatatgaaattgcataaaaatcctcAACCTAGTTATTGTGCAATAATGTTGCAATTACGTATCTTTTATGCATTATTTATGCGTTATTTCGCAGCTTATTAATTCTCAATAAACCGATCGTTGCTCGAATAATCAAAGTTCCACTATCCTTAATATCTTGTTCATAAAATTTGCCTAATCTTCGAACTTCTTTGAGTacaaaatataccaaataatTTAAGCATGCAAAGAGATAGTTTGAGCCAAAACACATAATTTATTTAGAAACTAAAAGTGACGAAAAATATAAGACAAATAAGAACACAGAGACAAATACAGTAACGAAGCAGTGcattttaattattcgataataCTAATTATTCATTATACGTACACATAAAACAGATTAACAACGTAATCACCTTGATAGGTCGGCAGTCCTTAATCTTCTCAGCTAACTCCTGGAAGCTGTTGCTAGAATACGGAGCTTCGCCAAAAAGGCATTCGTACATGATCACACCGACGCTCCACAAATCAACACGAGCATCATATTTGTTCTTCAATAAAATTTCCGGCGCCATGTAAAGTGGAGAACCACAAATCGCAAATTTTGTTTGCGAATTCGAGAGAAACCGAGCGAAACCGAAATCTAAAATCAACGTAGACAAAAGTCGTCGAATTCGAATTGAAGAAGTTGATATATAAAGAGGCAGCTCCACTTTACAGGAATTTGAGTATATAACTAAAAATCAATTGAAAATCATCTGTCGGGTTGATCAAAAAGTTTCTAGCGTTTTTAATAGCCTATCTATTTTACTACATATTCGATGAAGCTAACAAAATTGTTTATTTCACAATTTCTGaattatatttaagaaataattttcctGATCTTTATTCAAGTAAATGAAATCTAATATCaagaaaattctattatttgataatctttaaattttttttaatttcgctacaaattttttatcaaacaatatttttccaaatgtgctgaaaatttataatcaattaatattcgtagtaataaacttttgtacctttaaacatgaaacctacacctttctttctcttccaaaAAATACAATTTGAATATTGGAGCTGTCTCCTTATTCCTGGAAACTTCAATTGTATGAAACTAGGAAAAGAAATAAGAGTTCGGAATGTAGAACGGACCTCCAACTTTTAATGTTAATTGTGGCCTTCTCATTAGCAATAAATTTTGGGGTTTCAAGTCCATATGAGAAACATTATTATTACGTAGATATTTTAGAGCGAGTGCAAGTTGTTGCAAAAATTGGCGACAAATTTGCTCGGGTAACTTGTGCCTCTTCCTTATAAAACTCGATAGATCGCCACCATCACAGTATTCCATTACGATGTATATGTGCCTGCATTATGCTGAACGATAGATATACCTTTTTGCGTTGTTCAGATTAATTAGAGGATTATACCGGTCTTGAAAACGCTTTACAAAAGTATATCGTACATATAATTTAGATATTAATGATTTCACATTAatcaaaaattaaattaatgtcCTTACAAATGTAAATCCCCTAATTattctaaataattatttcgaataaattttaaatataaaatgaccAGTAATAAAAAAGAACTGTGCCGCCACCACTTGAAAATCTAATCCATCAATTAAGAtcctaaaaaataatatatattagagtatagtaaattattaatattttaaacaatATTAATAGAATATTAATGACGTATTTCGTTTATTATCCTCCATTTCGGAAATAAAACAGCAAATAAATCTTAACTCCGTATATTTCATATCATGTATgctcatatacatataaatatacatgtacatatgtatatatgtacgtgaTATGTTTTATGGCGTTCATAGTCTTTTTTTATTCTGAATGTTGGATGTTCAACGGACTAACCCTTCGTCCCAAAAAAAATCCCTCATTTCGACGATATTCTCGTGGCGCAGTATTTTTAGGAGATAAATCTCCGTGACGATATTATCGATAGCTGACTTGGAGAGTGATGATTTGTCTACACACTTGATTGCGACTACCTCTCGGCATCCATCCTATAAAACGACCAACAATAGCATAGGGTTAGCCTCGCCTTGAGATAACGCTACTTTCGAACATCTTTTTCTGGCCACCTCTCAATTCTGCGCTAACAATCGACACAGTTCAATGTTCAGTCATAGAAATACATTAAAACAAGTTGAATTTGAATGGATGACCTGTTACATTTTCTTGCTGTGTTTATCAATGCCGGGAAAAAAATAGTGTAAAGGTTAGTATAATCACGTAAACGATCGACGACGGAAACATCAGAAATATGTGCAATatgtttttaaaattatttacacgATACTAATGCTGTGGATTATTATTCTTGCTTAAATcagttaatattaatttattaattcttttgATAATAAAAACGTACTTCCTTTAATAAAAATCTTACTTAaactttttattaatatattataaaaagtgTCAATAATTGTAACGAATTTGTTTATTGTAGCAAAgatatatttcgtattttaaAATTACGACTAAACagtgatattttatttttcataagaagaccattaattaaaaagttaaaacATGTGCACTATGTTTCTCTGTACTGTATGCCACAGTTTTAAGTGTATTATATGTAGCACGCTTAAAATTCACAATAGTCGTAGTACGTATAAAATGCATTAATCTTTCattaaattcaaattaattCAA of the Bombus affinis isolate iyBomAffi1 chromosome 6, iyBomAffi1.2, whole genome shotgun sequence genome contains:
- the LOC126917745 gene encoding serine/threonine-protein kinase ULK3 isoform X2; its protein translation is MEYCDGGDLSSFIRKRHKLPEQICRQFLQQLALALKYLRNNNVSHMDLKPQNLLLMRRPQLTLKVGDFGFARFLSNSQTKFAICGSPLYMAPEILLKNKYDARVDLWSVGVIMYECLFGEAPYSSNSFQELAEKIKDCRPIKLPKGSHVSSECKDLLMSLLRHNPDERITFDEFFAHDFLDLAHAPTKENYDKAVELIQKAVKMDAEKNSKEALHLYCEALRYFIPIVTSETDLKRKESLRSRINDYIKRAEVLKASCIDNSNDKDKCVPVEHKEYSIQRISSLNEASFVYHELRTLSKSTTSMADGLEIGAIAELYLAEGNYTLALEKFQSCLGILVPLLRKEPPGRRRDLLHKQVQYWMKGAESTKGLLATKDIEESAQHASDTYEQCIMQ
- the LOC126917745 gene encoding serine/threonine-protein kinase ULK3 isoform X1, which encodes MSLPSVSDYSLLEKIGAGSYATVYKAFKKDGCREVVAIKCVDKSSLSKSAIDNIVTEIYLLKILRHENIVEMRDFFWDEGHIYIVMEYCDGGDLSSFIRKRHKLPEQICRQFLQQLALALKYLRNNNVSHMDLKPQNLLLMRRPQLTLKVGDFGFARFLSNSQTKFAICGSPLYMAPEILLKNKYDARVDLWSVGVIMYECLFGEAPYSSNSFQELAEKIKDCRPIKLPKGSHVSSECKDLLMSLLRHNPDERITFDEFFAHDFLDLAHAPTKENYDKAVELIQKAVKMDAEKNSKEALHLYCEALRYFIPIVTSETDLKRKESLRSRINDYIKRAEVLKASCIDNSNDKDKCVPVEHKEYSIQRISSLNEASFVYHELRTLSKSTTSMADGLEIGAIAELYLAEGNYTLALEKFQSCLGILVPLLRKEPPGRRRDLLHKQVQYWMKGAESTKGLLATKDIEESAQHASDTYEQCIMQ